A window of Mustela nigripes isolate SB6536 chromosome 9, MUSNIG.SB6536, whole genome shotgun sequence contains these coding sequences:
- the DNM1 gene encoding dynamin-1 isoform X4, which translates to MGNRGMEDLIPLVNRLQDAFSAIGQNADLDLPQIAVVGGQSAGKSSVLENFVGRDFLPRGSGIVTRRPLVLQLVNATTEYAEFLHCKGKKFTDFEEVRLEIEAETDRVTGTNKGISPVPINLRVYSPHVLNLTLVDLPGMTKVPVGDQPPDIEFQIRDMLMQFVTKENCLILAVSPANSDLANSDALKVAKEVDPQGQRTIGVITKLDLMDEGTDARDVLENKLLPLRRGYIGVVNRSQKDIDGKKDITAALAAERKFFLSHPSYRHLADRMGTPYLQKVLNQQLTNHIRDTLPGLRNKLQSQLLSIEKEVEEYKNFRPDDPSRKTKALLQMVQQFAVDFEKRIEGSGDQIDTYELSGGARINRIFHERFPFELVKMEFDEKELRREISYAIKNIHGIRTGLFTPDMAFETIVKKQVKKIREPCLKCVDMVISELISTVRQCTKKLQQYPRLREEMERIVTTHIREREGRTKEQVMLLIDIELAYMNTNHEDFIGFANAQQRSNQMNKKKASGNQDEILVIRKGWLTINNIGIMKGGSKEYWFVLTAENLSWYKDDEEKEKKYMLSVDNLKLRDVEKGFMSSKHIFALFNTEQRNVYKDYRQLELACETQEEVDSWKASFLRAGVYPERVGDKEKASETEENGSDSFMHSMDPQLERQVETIRNLVDSYMAIVNKTVRDLMPKTIMHLMINNTKEFIFSELLANLYSCGDQNTLMEESAEQAQRRDEMLRMYHALKEALSIIGDINTTTVSTPMPPPVDDSWLQVQSVPAGRRSPTSSPTPQRRAPAVPPARPGSRGPAPGPPPAGSALGGAPPVPSRPGASPDPFGPPPQVPSRPNRAPPGVPRITISDP; encoded by the exons GGACTTCCTGCCCCGAGGGTCAGGCATCGTCACCCGACGCCCCCTGGTCCTGCAGCTGGTCAATGCCACCACAG AATATGCCGAATTCCTGCACTGCAAGGGGAAGAAATTCACCGACTTCGAGGAGGTGCGCCTGGAGATCGAGGCTGAGACCGACCGGGTCACTGGCACTAACAAGGGCATCTCCCCGGTGCCCATCAACCTCCGCGTCTACTCGCCGCACG TGCTGAACCTGACACTGGTGGACCTGCCCGGAATGACCAAGGTCCCGGTGGGGGACCAACCTCCTGACATCGAGTTCCAGATCCGGGACATGCTCATGCAGTTTGTCACCAAGGAGAACTGCCTCATCCTGGCTGTGTCCCCGGCCAACTCCGACCTGGCCAACTCTGATGCTCTCAAGGTTGCCAAGGAGGTGGACCCCCAGG GCCAGCGCACCATCGGGGTCATCACCAAGCTGGATCTGATGGATGAGGGCACCGACGCCCGTGATGTGCTGGAGAACAAGCTTCTTCCCCTGCGCAGAG GCTACATCGGGGTGGTGAACCGAAGCCAGAAGGACATTGATGGCAAGAAGGACATCACGGCGGCTTTGGCCGCTGAGCGCaagttcttcctctcccacccttcCTACCGCCACTTGGCGGACCGCATGGGCACACCCTACCTGCAGAAGGTCCTCAACCAG caACTGACCAATCACATCCGGGACACACTGCCGGGGCTTCGGAACAAGCTGCAGAGCCAGCTCCTGTCCATAGAGAAGGAGGTGGAGGAATACAAGAACTTCCGGCCTGATGACCCATCGCGCAAGACCAAAGCCCTGCTGCA GATGGTCCAGCAGTTTGCCGTGGACTTTGAGAAGCGCATTGAGGGCTCAGGGGACCAGATCGACACCTATGAATTGTCAGGAGGAGCCCGCATCAACCGGATCTTCCATGAGCGCTTCCCCTTTGAGCTAGTCAAG ATGGAATTTGATGAGAAGGAGCTCCGAAGGGAGATCAGCTACGCCATCAAGAATATCCATGGCATTAG AACGGGGCTCTTTACCCCAGACATGGCCTTTGAGACCATTGTGAAAAAGCAGGTGAAGAAGATCCGAGAACCGTGTCTCAAGTGTGTGGACATGGTTATCTCGGAGCTAATCAGCACGGTTAGACAGTGCACCAAGAAG ctgcAGCAGTATCCCCGGCTGCGGGAGGAGATGGAGCGCATCGTGACCACCCACATTCGGGAGCGTGAGGGTCGCACCAAGGAGCAG GTCATGCTTCTCATCGACATTGAGCTGGCTTACATGAATACTAATCATGAGGACTTCATAGGCTTTGCCAA TGCTCAGCAGAGGAGCAACCAGATGAACAAGAAGAAGGCTTCAGGGAACCAG GATGAGATTCTG GTCATCCGGAAGGGCTGGCTAACCATCAATAACATTGGCATCATGAAGGGCGGCTCCAAGGAGTACTGGTTTGTGCTGACCGCCGAGAACCTGTCCTGGTACAAAGACGATGAG gagaaagagaagaaatacatgCTCTCCGTGGACAACCTGAAGCTACGGGACGTGGAGAAAGGGTTCATGTCAAGCAAGCACATCTTTGCCCTCTTTAACACTGAGCAGAG GAATGTCTACAAGGATTATCGGCAGCTGGAGCTGGCCTGTGAGACACAGGAGGAGGTGGACAGCTGGAAGGCCTCCTTCCTGAGGGCTGGCGTGTATCCTGAGCGTGTTGGG GACAAGGAGAAA GCCAGCGAGACTGAGGAGAATGGCTCAGACAGTTTCATGCACTCCATGGACCCGCAGCTAGAGCGGCAGGTGGAAACCATCCGGAACCTGGTGGACTCATACATGGCCATTGTGAACAAGACCGTACGGGACCTCATGCCGAAGACCATCATGCATCTCATGATCAACAAT ACGAAGGAATTCATCTTCTCGGAGCTGCTGGCCAACCTGTACTCATGCGGGGACCAGAACACGCTGATGGAGGAGTCGGCGGAGCAGGCGCAGCGGCGCGACGAGATGCTGCGCATGTACCACGCACTGAAGGAGGCGCTCAGCATCATCGGCGATATCAACACGACCACTGTCAGCACGCCCATGCCCCCGCCCGTGGACGACTCCTGGCTGCAGGTGCAGAGCGTACCGGCCGGACGCAG GTCACCCACGTCCAGCCCCACGCCGCAGCGCCGAGCCCCCGCCGTGCCCCCAGCCCGGCCCGGGTCGCGGGGCCCTGCTCCTGGGCCTCCGCCTGCTGGGTCCGCCCTGGGGGGGGCGCCCCCCGTGCCCTCCAGGCCGGGGGCTTCCCCTGACCCCTTCGGCCCTCCCCCCCAGGTGCCCTCGCGCCCCAACCGCGCCCCGCCCGGGGTCCCCAG AATCACTATCAGTGACCCCTGA